In one Polaribacter sp. ALD11 genomic region, the following are encoded:
- a CDS encoding CPXCG motif-containing cysteine-rich protein, with protein MEQEHFFQCPHCWEEISMILDASVRQQTYIEDCEVCCNPIEVSPTFEDGELIEFRSLSIEQ; from the coding sequence GTGGAACAGGAACATTTTTTTCAATGTCCGCACTGTTGGGAAGAAATTTCTATGATTTTAGACGCAAGCGTTCGACAACAAACTTATATAGAAGATTGTGAGGTTTGTTGCAATCCTATAGAAGTTTCACCAACTTTTGAAGATGGAGAGTTAATCGAGTTTAGATCTCTGTCTATAGAACAATAA
- a CDS encoding NADP-dependent oxidoreductase gives MKNKQIILKNRPKGYPDATTWKLETETIPELEEGEILIQHHYVSLDPAMRGWMNDTKSYIPPVELEHVMRAGAIGKVIKNNNNPKFEIGDCVTSWGGVQQYSVSNGDGWFKVDEKLASMPMYLGTLGMPGMTAYFGILEVGKIKEGDIVLVSGAAGAVGSIVGQIAKLKGCTVIGIAGGPEKCEYLKNELGFDDAIDYKNENIYSALKKKCPKGIDVFFDNVGGVILDAALSKLRMHAKVVICGAISQYNNKHKINGPSNYLSLLVTRSTMQGMVVMDYSKDFGKAAKEMGVWLEEGKLKSKEDIYEGIENFQETYNRLFSGEKKGKLVLKVIA, from the coding sequence ATGAAGAACAAACAAATCATTTTAAAGAATAGACCAAAAGGTTATCCAGACGCAACTACTTGGAAATTAGAAACTGAAACGATTCCTGAATTAGAAGAAGGGGAAATCTTGATTCAACATCATTATGTTTCTTTAGACCCTGCAATGCGTGGTTGGATGAACGACACAAAATCTTACATTCCGCCCGTAGAATTAGAGCATGTAATGCGTGCTGGCGCTATTGGAAAGGTGATTAAAAATAACAACAATCCGAAATTTGAAATTGGAGATTGTGTTACAAGTTGGGGCGGAGTGCAGCAATATTCTGTTTCCAATGGAGATGGTTGGTTTAAGGTTGATGAGAAATTGGCTTCGATGCCAATGTATTTAGGGACCTTAGGAATGCCGGGAATGACGGCTTATTTCGGTATTTTAGAAGTTGGAAAAATAAAAGAAGGAGACATTGTTTTGGTTTCTGGAGCTGCAGGAGCCGTTGGTTCTATTGTCGGCCAAATTGCAAAACTAAAAGGTTGTACCGTTATTGGTATTGCTGGCGGACCAGAAAAATGTGAGTATCTTAAAAATGAATTGGGTTTTGATGATGCAATAGATTACAAAAACGAAAATATTTATTCAGCTTTAAAAAAGAAATGTCCAAAAGGAATTGACGTATTTTTTGATAATGTTGGGGGTGTAATTTTAGACGCAGCTTTAAGTAAATTAAGAATGCATGCAAAAGTTGTTATTTGTGGTGCAATTTCGCAATACAATAACAAACATAAAATTAACGGTCCTAGTAATTATTTATCTTTATTAGTAACCCGCTCTACTATGCAGGGTATGGTTGTGATGGATTATTCGAAAGATTTTGGAAAAGCTGCAAAAGAAATGGGCGTTTGGCTAGAAGAAGGAAAACTTAAGTCTAAAGAAGATATTTATGAAGGGATAGAAAACTTTCAAGAAACGTACAACAGACTTTTTTCTGGAGAAAAGAAAGGCAAATTAGTTTTAAAAGTAATAGCATAG
- a CDS encoding Lrp/AsnC family transcriptional regulator yields MKKFILDEIDHQILDILIENARTPFTDIAKQLLVSAGTIHVRVKKMEDEGIIQGSTLTLNYEKMGYSFIAHVGVYLEKTSMTQSVIENLRKISNVTVAYVTAGKYNIFCKVRAKGTNDAKDIIYEIDDIPGVNRTETMIALEESINDKKRMMHAIFKEL; encoded by the coding sequence ATGAAAAAATTCATCTTAGACGAAATCGATCATCAAATTTTAGACATCTTAATAGAAAATGCAAGAACACCCTTTACCGATATTGCAAAACAATTATTAGTGTCTGCAGGAACAATTCATGTTCGTGTAAAAAAGATGGAAGATGAGGGTATTATTCAAGGTTCCACTTTAACATTAAACTACGAAAAAATGGGCTATTCTTTTATAGCACATGTTGGTGTTTACTTAGAAAAAACATCTATGACACAGAGCGTTATAGAGAACTTAAGAAAAATATCTAATGTTACTGTAGCGTACGTAACTGCTGGGAAATATAATATTTTCTGTAAAGTAAGAGCAAAAGGAACTAATGATGCAAAAGATATAATTTATGAAATAGATGATATTCCTGGTGTAAATAGAACAGAAACTATGATTGCTTTAGAGGAAAGCATTAATGATAAAAAAAGAATGATGCATGCAATTTTTAAAGAATTGTAG
- a CDS encoding pseudouridine synthase yields MSITVVFEDEYLLCVSKPNNMLVHHAHHSRNVADETSLLQLIQEEKGLKVYPIHRLDRKTSGIILLAKETTFVSKFQELFTNNEIEKTYYGVVRGFSPEAKTIDSPVKGRDANVHKEALTHLKTLAQVTLDVPVKPYDSSRYSLIELKPKTGRMHQLRVHTSKISHPLIGDAKYGDKNHDLMFDENFGWKNMFLHAGKLAFKHPFTNEELVLKATFPDDWISLFEEFSWANPLVEK; encoded by the coding sequence ATGAGTATAACAGTCGTTTTTGAAGATGAATATCTTTTATGTGTAAGCAAACCAAATAATATGTTGGTTCACCATGCACATCATTCTAGGAATGTTGCAGATGAAACTTCTCTTTTACAACTAATTCAAGAAGAAAAAGGGCTAAAAGTATATCCTATTCATAGGTTAGATAGAAAAACTTCAGGAATTATTTTATTAGCAAAAGAAACCACTTTTGTTTCTAAGTTTCAAGAATTATTCACAAATAATGAAATTGAAAAAACGTATTACGGAGTTGTAAGAGGTTTTTCACCAGAAGCAAAGACAATAGATTCTCCTGTAAAGGGACGTGATGCCAATGTGCATAAAGAAGCTTTAACACATTTAAAAACATTGGCACAAGTTACCTTAGATGTTCCTGTAAAACCTTACGATTCTTCTCGTTATAGTTTGATAGAGTTAAAACCAAAAACAGGTAGAATGCATCAATTAAGAGTGCATACAAGTAAAATTAGTCATCCTTTAATTGGTGATGCAAAGTATGGAGATAAAAATCACGATTTAATGTTTGATGAAAATTTTGGCTGGAAAAATATGTTTTTACATGCTGGAAAACTAGCGTTTAAACATCCTTTTACAAATGAAGAATTGGTTCTAAAAGCCACTTTTCCTGATGATTGGATTTCTTTATTTGAAGAGTTTTCTTGGGCAAACCCTTTAGTAGAAAAATAA
- a CDS encoding HipA family kinase, which translates to MNKIDIRTVNVTQYLQPLREGGSLPAIVKADDGFLYVLKFRGAGQGKKALIAEFIGGELARAMNLNVPELVFMNLDDSFSKTEPDEEIQDLLKFSIGLNLGLHFLSSAITYDPLVSEVDGLTASKIIVLDSLISNIDRTAKNTNLLNWKNELWVIDNGASLYFHHNWQTWESHLTRTFPLVKDHVLLPKATSLPEASAAIKQIINMDVITEIISKIPEDWLLSEGDSMSPNEMRAAYIAFLNAKIAMIDILVKEAEDAR; encoded by the coding sequence ATGAATAAAATAGATATTAGAACCGTAAATGTTACTCAATATTTACAACCTTTACGAGAAGGTGGTTCTTTGCCTGCAATTGTAAAAGCAGACGATGGTTTTTTATACGTCTTAAAATTTAGAGGTGCAGGACAAGGAAAGAAAGCATTAATTGCCGAATTTATTGGAGGTGAATTGGCTAGAGCTATGAACTTAAATGTTCCGGAATTGGTCTTCATGAATTTAGACGACTCATTTAGTAAAACAGAACCCGATGAAGAAATTCAAGATTTACTAAAATTTAGTATCGGTTTAAATCTAGGTTTGCATTTTTTATCTAGCGCGATTACGTATGATCCTTTGGTTTCTGAAGTTGATGGTTTAACGGCTTCTAAAATTATAGTTCTAGACAGTCTAATTAGCAATATTGATAGAACGGCAAAAAACACCAACTTGTTAAATTGGAAAAATGAATTATGGGTAATTGATAATGGTGCAAGTTTGTATTTCCATCATAATTGGCAAACTTGGGAAAGCCATCTAACAAGAACTTTTCCTTTAGTAAAAGACCATGTACTTTTACCGAAAGCAACTTCTTTGCCAGAAGCTTCCGCAGCAATAAAACAAATTATAAATATGGATGTTATCACTGAAATTATTTCGAAGATTCCTGAAGATTGGTTGTTAAGTGAAGGCGATTCTATGAGTCCGAATGAAATGAGAGCTGCATATATTGCTTTTTTAAATGCAAAAATTGCTATGATTGATATTTTAGTTAAAGAAGCAGAAGATGCAAGATAA
- a CDS encoding DUF805 domain-containing protein has product MNWYLKVLKEHYADFNGRARREEYWMFVLFNAIVSILLVAVFGGIAAVLESPGILFISYIYFLGTFIPSLALTVRRLHDVGKSGWFLLIGVIPLIGSIWLLVLYCTDSENGTNQWGENPKARGNREIDAIGKE; this is encoded by the coding sequence ATGAATTGGTATTTAAAAGTTTTAAAAGAACATTACGCAGATTTTAATGGAAGAGCAAGAAGAGAAGAGTATTGGATGTTTGTATTATTTAATGCTATAGTATCGATATTACTAGTAGCTGTATTTGGAGGAATCGCAGCTGTCTTAGAGAGCCCAGGTATTCTATTTATAAGTTACATTTATTTTTTAGGTACCTTCATTCCAAGTTTAGCACTTACTGTAAGAAGACTACACGATGTTGGTAAAAGTGGTTGGTTTCTTTTAATAGGTGTTATTCCGTTAATTGGTTCTATTTGGTTATTGGTTCTTTATTGTACAGACAGTGAAAATGGAACAAACCAATGGGGAGAAAACCCAAAAGCACGTGGTAATAGAGAAATAGATGCTATCGGAAAAGAATAA
- a CDS encoding multidrug effflux MFS transporter, whose amino-acid sequence MGIKQKTELEFIIIMASLMSLVALSIDALLPAIADISQTVGIINPKNNQLLITMIFLGLGFGQLISGPLSDSFGRKPVIYVGFVVFSLASLVCVFATSLEMMIVGRILQGIGLSAPRTISIAMVRDRFSGNYMAKVMSFIVVIFILVPVVAPAIGKIMLDLYGWKSIFYSQLLFGFFVMIWLWKRQPETLQPEKRKKFKISLFVSGVKEFLRHKDAVIFTLFSGFITGSFMVYLSASQQIFEQQYNLKEEFPFIFAGLAIGIGFATFLNGTLVVKLGMLKLIKIFTIVFTLVPVVYILLYSGESNPSIYILVTFFWLQFFAIGFLFGNTRALAMQPIGHIAGIGAAINGFVSTIMAVPIATYIGSFINKTALPLFIGFFVCGVASLLLVQYLNLTKKKAV is encoded by the coding sequence ATGGGAATTAAGCAAAAAACAGAGTTAGAGTTTATTATTATAATGGCATCTTTAATGTCTTTAGTAGCATTATCTATAGATGCACTTTTACCTGCAATTGCAGATATTAGCCAAACTGTAGGCATTATAAATCCTAAAAATAACCAGCTATTAATTACCATGATTTTTTTAGGTTTGGGTTTCGGACAATTAATTTCTGGGCCATTATCTGATAGTTTTGGTAGAAAGCCTGTTATTTACGTTGGTTTTGTTGTTTTTTCTCTAGCTAGTTTAGTCTGTGTTTTTGCAACTAGTTTAGAAATGATGATTGTGGGTAGAATTTTACAAGGAATTGGCCTTTCTGCTCCAAGAACCATAAGCATCGCAATGGTTAGAGATCGTTTTAGCGGAAACTACATGGCCAAAGTAATGTCTTTTATTGTAGTTATTTTCATTCTTGTACCCGTTGTAGCACCAGCAATAGGTAAGATAATGTTAGATTTGTATGGTTGGAAATCTATCTTTTACAGTCAGTTATTATTTGGTTTCTTTGTAATGATTTGGCTTTGGAAGAGACAACCAGAAACCTTGCAACCAGAAAAAAGAAAGAAGTTTAAAATCTCTCTTTTTGTTAGTGGTGTTAAAGAGTTTTTAAGGCATAAAGATGCTGTAATTTTCACCTTATTTTCTGGTTTTATTACAGGTTCTTTCATGGTGTATTTAAGTGCAAGTCAACAAATTTTTGAGCAACAATACAATCTAAAAGAAGAATTTCCTTTTATTTTTGCGGGTCTTGCCATTGGTATTGGTTTTGCAACCTTTTTAAACGGAACTTTAGTTGTAAAATTAGGAATGCTTAAATTAATAAAGATTTTTACTATTGTTTTTACATTAGTTCCTGTTGTTTATATTCTACTGTATTCCGGAGAAAGCAATCCGAGTATTTACATATTAGTAACCTTTTTTTGGTTGCAATTTTTTGCAATCGGATTTTTATTTGGTAATACAAGAGCATTAGCGATGCAGCCAATTGGTCATATTGCTGGTATTGGAGCAGCAATTAATGGTTTTGTTTCTACCATTATGGCAGTACCAATTGCAACTTATATTGGTAGCTTTATAAATAAAACAGCGCTACCGCTATTTATTGGCTTTTTCGTTTGTGGTGTTGCATCTTTATTATTGGTGCAATATTTAAATTTAACGAAAAAAAAAGCAGTGTAA
- a CDS encoding DUF3037 domain-containing protein, with amino-acid sequence MQDKVTFEYAIVRVVPKVEREEFFNVGVLLFSKRKKFLAVKYHINPDKLKALAPDLELTVLNDYLNAWKLICEGEAFGGKIGGLEISDRFRWLAACRSTIIQSSKTHTGLCENPEIELQEIFEKFVL; translated from the coding sequence ATGCAAGATAAAGTTACATTCGAATATGCAATTGTTAGAGTTGTTCCAAAAGTAGAACGTGAAGAGTTTTTTAATGTTGGCGTGCTTCTTTTTTCAAAACGAAAGAAGTTCTTAGCTGTAAAATACCACATCAATCCTGATAAATTAAAAGCACTAGCGCCAGATTTAGAATTAACTGTTTTAAATGATTATTTAAATGCATGGAAATTAATTTGCGAAGGAGAAGCTTTTGGAGGAAAAATTGGTGGGTTAGAAATTTCTGACCGTTTTAGGTGGCTTGCAGCTTGTAGAAGTACTATTATACAAAGTTCTAAAACACATACTGGTTTGTGTGAAAACCCTGAAATAGAATTACAAGAGATCTTTGAAAAATTTGTCTTATAA
- a CDS encoding helix-turn-helix domain-containing protein gives MINSEDFTNRLKKLMEHHQLSASTFADKVGVQRSSISHILSGRNKPSLDFILKVTSEFKDVDIHWLLKGKGIFPKVDVSKENNTTSAPSLFQTNSESGGKKIQRIVVFYSDGTFDEYQK, from the coding sequence ATGATAAACAGTGAAGATTTTACAAACAGACTAAAAAAATTGATGGAACATCATCAACTTTCGGCATCTACCTTTGCAGACAAAGTGGGCGTGCAACGCTCTAGCATTTCTCATATTCTATCTGGAAGAAATAAACCAAGCTTAGATTTTATTCTTAAAGTGACTTCAGAATTTAAAGATGTAGATATCCATTGGTTGTTAAAAGGAAAAGGTATTTTTCCTAAAGTTGACGTTTCCAAAGAAAACAACACTACTTCTGCTCCTTCTTTATTTCAAACCAATTCTGAAAGTGGTGGAAAAAAAATACAACGTATTGTCGTCTTCTATTCTGATGGTACTTTTGACGAATACCAGAAGTAG
- a CDS encoding thiamine pyrophosphate-dependent enzyme has product MSNKIKFIANSIPKEQLLSLYRNILKPRLIEEKMLILLRQGKISKWFSGIGQEAISVGVTAALYDDEYILPMHRNLGVFTTRNIPLYRLFSQWQGKMNGFTKGRDRSFHFGTQEYNIVGMISHLGPQLGIADGIALGNKLKNNNKVCAVFTGEGGTSEGDFHEALNVASVWNLPVLFCVENNGYGLSTPSEEQFNCKNIADKGIGYGMESFIIDGNNILEVYSKVSEIAESIRKKPRPVLLEFKTFRMRGHEEASGTKYVPQETLDLWAQKDPLENFKNFLKEENILTDVIENEYKNEITEEINKHLEKAYNEDKIVPNLETELKDVFKEYEFEDIKPSIEKKNIRFVDAVSEGLLQSMEKHDDLVIMGQDVAEYGGVFKITDGFVEKFGKERVRNTPICESAIVSAAYGLSVNGIKAVVEMQFADFVSSGFNPVVNLLAKSHYRWQQNADIVVRMPCGAGVGAGPFHSQTNEAWFTKTPGLKVVYPAFPQDAKGLLIAAINDPNPVLFFEHKALYRSLYTDVSENYFTTEIGKAALIKEGDEITIISYGAPIHWVLECLENNTTISADVVDLRTLQPLDTDTIYASVKKTGKVIIVQEDSLFGGISSDISALINENCFEFLDAPVKRVASLETPIPFEPSLEKQYLGKNRLEESIQSLLNY; this is encoded by the coding sequence ATGTCTAATAAAATTAAATTTATCGCAAACTCTATCCCAAAAGAACAATTATTATCTCTTTATAGAAACATACTAAAACCTCGTTTAATTGAAGAGAAAATGCTTATTCTTCTCCGCCAAGGAAAAATCTCTAAATGGTTTTCGGGTATTGGGCAAGAGGCTATTTCTGTTGGTGTAACCGCTGCTTTGTATGATGACGAGTATATTTTGCCAATGCACAGAAATTTAGGTGTTTTTACAACTAGAAACATTCCTTTATATCGACTATTTTCTCAATGGCAAGGAAAAATGAATGGTTTTACAAAAGGTAGAGATCGAAGTTTTCACTTTGGTACACAAGAATACAATATAGTAGGAATGATTTCTCATTTAGGCCCACAATTAGGGATCGCAGACGGAATCGCATTAGGAAACAAATTAAAAAACAACAATAAAGTGTGTGCTGTTTTTACAGGAGAAGGTGGCACCAGTGAAGGTGATTTTCATGAAGCTTTAAACGTAGCATCTGTTTGGAATTTACCTGTTTTATTTTGTGTTGAAAATAATGGGTATGGTTTATCTACACCATCTGAAGAGCAATTTAACTGTAAAAATATTGCAGACAAAGGGATTGGTTACGGAATGGAAAGCTTTATTATTGATGGTAATAATATTTTAGAAGTCTATTCTAAGGTTTCTGAAATTGCAGAAAGTATTCGTAAAAAACCAAGACCTGTTTTATTAGAGTTTAAAACTTTTAGAATGCGAGGGCACGAAGAGGCAAGTGGTACAAAATACGTTCCGCAAGAAACGTTAGATTTATGGGCACAAAAAGATCCTTTAGAGAACTTTAAAAACTTTTTAAAAGAGGAAAACATTTTAACGGATGTAATTGAAAACGAGTATAAAAATGAAATTACCGAAGAAATAAATAAGCATTTAGAAAAAGCCTATAACGAAGACAAGATTGTTCCTAATCTAGAAACCGAATTAAAGGATGTTTTTAAAGAATATGAATTTGAAGACATAAAACCTTCGATAGAAAAGAAAAACATACGTTTTGTAGATGCCGTTTCTGAAGGATTACTTCAATCTATGGAAAAACATGATGACTTGGTAATTATGGGGCAAGATGTTGCCGAATATGGTGGCGTTTTTAAAATTACAGATGGTTTTGTAGAAAAATTTGGTAAAGAACGTGTTCGAAATACTCCAATTTGTGAATCTGCTATTGTTTCTGCAGCCTATGGTTTGTCTGTAAACGGAATAAAAGCTGTGGTAGAAATGCAATTTGCAGATTTTGTTTCTTCTGGTTTTAATCCGGTTGTAAATTTATTAGCGAAATCTCATTACAGATGGCAGCAAAATGCAGATATTGTAGTTAGAATGCCTTGTGGTGCTGGCGTTGGTGCAGGTCCTTTTCATAGTCAAACAAATGAAGCTTGGTTTACAAAAACACCGGGTTTAAAAGTGGTATATCCTGCTTTTCCTCAAGATGCAAAAGGTTTGTTAATTGCTGCAATTAATGATCCAAATCCTGTTTTATTTTTTGAACACAAAGCTTTGTATAGGTCTCTGTATACTGATGTTTCTGAGAATTATTTTACGACAGAAATTGGGAAGGCAGCACTGATAAAAGAAGGAGACGAGATTACAATTATTAGTTATGGCGCTCCAATTCACTGGGTTTTAGAATGTTTAGAAAACAACACTACAATTTCTGCGGATGTTGTCGACTTAAGAACTTTACAACCTTTAGATACAGATACCATTTATGCTTCTGTAAAAAAGACAGGAAAGGTAATAATTGTACAAGAAGATTCTCTTTTTGGTGGAATTTCAAGTGATATTTCCGCATTAATAAATGAAAATTGTTTTGAATTTTTAGATGCACCTGTAAAAAGAGTGGCGAGTTTAGAAACTCCAATTCCGTTTGAACCTAGTTTAGAAAAACAATATTTAGGAAAAAATAGGTTAGAAGAAAGCATTCAATCACTCTTAAATTACTAA
- a CDS encoding M14 family zinc carboxypeptidase: protein MSLLSIDFLETIFNKEKESTLSGKWIRYNDIKELFQKYEDTFKVTQLGTSEQETPIYKLKIGAGEKKILLWSQMHGNESTGTKALFDLFNCFLNSTEIEIKFILETCTLLFIPMLNPDGAEVYTRVNGNNIDLNRDAVDRKAKESKLLRGILEAFNPLFCFNLHDQRTIFNVEHTKNPATISFLAPSEEETRALTTGRKETMNVIVAMNEMLQNAIPNYVGRYTDEFYPTATGDNFQKLGYNTILIESGHYPEDYIREDSRKYTFFSIFQGIYHIAKTTNFSSYKDYFKIPNNDKIFYDVIHRFPNSKQNVGYQFKDEIIDNKLISKLIKIEENSLNGKIGHHEIVFES from the coding sequence ATGAGTTTACTATCAATAGATTTTTTAGAAACAATATTCAACAAAGAAAAAGAAAGCACTCTTTCTGGAAAATGGATTCGTTATAATGACATTAAAGAATTATTCCAAAAATATGAAGACACTTTTAAAGTAACTCAATTAGGAACTTCGGAACAAGAAACACCTATTTATAAACTAAAAATTGGCGCGGGAGAAAAGAAGATTCTATTGTGGTCTCAAATGCACGGTAACGAAAGTACAGGTACAAAAGCATTATTTGACCTCTTTAACTGTTTCTTAAATTCAACTGAAATAGAAATAAAATTTATCTTAGAGACATGTACGCTTCTTTTTATACCGATGCTAAATCCTGATGGAGCAGAAGTATATACGAGGGTAAATGGCAATAATATTGATTTAAATAGAGATGCAGTAGACAGAAAAGCTAAGGAAAGCAAACTTTTACGTGGTATTTTAGAAGCGTTTAATCCGCTATTTTGCTTCAATTTACATGACCAAAGAACAATCTTTAATGTAGAACACACCAAAAACCCTGCAACCATCTCTTTTTTAGCTCCTTCAGAAGAAGAAACTAGAGCCTTAACAACGGGTAGAAAAGAAACGATGAACGTTATTGTTGCTATGAATGAGATGCTGCAAAATGCAATACCTAATTATGTTGGTAGATATACAGACGAGTTCTATCCAACAGCAACGGGAGATAATTTTCAGAAACTAGGATATAATACAATATTAATTGAATCTGGTCATTACCCAGAAGATTATATAAGAGAAGATTCTAGAAAATATACTTTTTTCTCTATTTTTCAAGGAATCTACCACATCGCAAAAACGACTAATTTTAGCTCTTATAAAGATTATTTTAAAATCCCAAATAACGACAAAATTTTTTATGATGTTATTCATAGATTTCCAAATTCTAAACAGAATGTTGGGTATCAATTTAAAGATGAAATAATTGATAATAAATTAATTTCAAAACTAATTAAAATTGAAGAAAATAGCTTAAATGGCAAAATTGGGCATCACGAAATCGTTTTCGAAAGCTAA
- a CDS encoding DUF4251 domain-containing protein, which yields MLKILLHWAEVNNLKEQVHSNNIEATFNWAQPMSLNNNVRGLEKLLPQGSSSNNINLIGNSNFFRIKNDRIHIDLPYYGQQQMSRGYTSDGGIKFKGAAAKVVKIYNAEKGAYVLKYSLNAENENYEVLLTLYANNKSNLNVSSSHRSNISYTGSWSALKKTSN from the coding sequence GTGCTAAAAATACTTTTACATTGGGCAGAAGTAAATAACTTAAAAGAACAGGTTCATAGTAATAATATCGAAGCTACTTTTAATTGGGCACAACCTATGTCTTTAAATAATAATGTAAGAGGTTTAGAGAAGTTACTACCACAAGGAAGCTCTTCTAATAATATTAATTTAATTGGGAATTCTAATTTCTTCCGAATTAAAAATGATCGTATTCATATAGATTTGCCTTATTATGGGCAACAACAAATGTCTAGAGGATATACTTCTGATGGCGGAATTAAATTCAAAGGAGCAGCAGCCAAAGTCGTAAAAATATACAATGCCGAAAAAGGAGCCTATGTATTGAAATACTCTTTGAATGCTGAAAATGAAAACTATGAAGTATTACTAACACTTTATGCCAATAATAAAAGTAATTTGAATGTGAGTAGCAGTCATAGATCAAATATTTCTTACACAGGGAGTTGGTCTGCATTAAAAAAAACTTCTAATTAA